Proteins from a genomic interval of Thamnophis elegans isolate rThaEle1 chromosome 2, rThaEle1.pri, whole genome shotgun sequence:
- the LOC116502926 gene encoding DNA-directed RNA polymerase I subunit RPA12-like has translation MEQGGSCFESELDFCPECGTVLPLPGIQDKVICPCCSFNIDVKDFEKRVIRTSVTFNKIDSSSLTAEEGKEVKGPLIDRKCPQCGHEGMAYHTRQMRSADEGQTVFYTCIQCKFQEKEDS, from the exons ATGGAACAAGGAGGTTCCTGCTTTGAATCAGAACTTGATTTTTGTCCTGAGTGTGGTACTGTCCTGCCCCTGCCAGGAATCCAGGATAAGGTGATATGTCCCTGTTGCTCTTTCAACATTGATGTGAAAG ATTTTGAAAAGAGAGTCATCCGTACATCTGTCACATTCAACAAGATAGATTCCTCTTCCTTGACTGccgaagaaggaaaagaagttaAGGGTCCACTG ATTGACAGAAAATGTCCTCAGTGTGGGCATGAGGGCATGGCCTACCATACTCGACAGATGAGATCTGCAGATGAAGGGCAGACGGTTTTCTACACCTGCATCCAATGCAA GTTCCAGGAGAAAGAAGATTCTTAA
- the PPP1R11 gene encoding E3 ubiquitin-protein ligase PPP1R11 isoform X1, whose product MAESTSTAGATTTVTETEVIEPENRSLTIKLRKRKPSKKVEWSSDTVDNEHLGRRSSKCCCIYEKPRAFDESSTESEDENDDGCGNAHCIRGHKRSQRGKAQSKAGDAGPKENNSKKAELPDQNHAGAMQH is encoded by the exons ATGGCCGAGTCCACTTCTACCGCGGGAGCCACCACGACCGTCACCGAGACGGAGGTGATTGAGCCG GAAAATCGTAGTCTCACTATCAAATTAAGAAAACGAAAACCATCCAAGAAGGTGGAATGGTCAAGTGACACGGTGGACAATGAGCACTTGGGACGGAGATCTTCCAAAT GCTGCTGCATCTACGAGAAGCCCCGGGCTTTTGATGAGAGCTCAACAGAGAGCGAGGATGAGAACGATGACGGCTGTGGCAATGCCCATTGCATCCGAGGCCACAAAAGAAGCCAGAGGGGGAAGGCACAGTCTAAAGCAGGAGATGCTGGACCAAAGGAGAACAACTCCAAGAAGGCGGAGCTACCTGATCAAAACCACGCTGGGGCCATGCAACACTGA
- the PPP1R11 gene encoding E3 ubiquitin-protein ligase PPP1R11 isoform X2, protein MALSSGGGQVFCQENRSLTIKLRKRKPSKKVEWSSDTVDNEHLGRRSSKCCCIYEKPRAFDESSTESEDENDDGCGNAHCIRGHKRSQRGKAQSKAGDAGPKENNSKKAELPDQNHAGAMQH, encoded by the exons ATGGCTTTAAGTAGCGGAGGAGGGCAGGTCTTTTGTCAG GAAAATCGTAGTCTCACTATCAAATTAAGAAAACGAAAACCATCCAAGAAGGTGGAATGGTCAAGTGACACGGTGGACAATGAGCACTTGGGACGGAGATCTTCCAAAT GCTGCTGCATCTACGAGAAGCCCCGGGCTTTTGATGAGAGCTCAACAGAGAGCGAGGATGAGAACGATGACGGCTGTGGCAATGCCCATTGCATCCGAGGCCACAAAAGAAGCCAGAGGGGGAAGGCACAGTCTAAAGCAGGAGATGCTGGACCAAAGGAGAACAACTCCAAGAAGGCGGAGCTACCTGATCAAAACCACGCTGGGGCCATGCAACACTGA